A DNA window from Bradyrhizobium sp. CCBAU 53421 contains the following coding sequences:
- a CDS encoding long-chain fatty acid--CoA ligase, with translation MNITHGLRRALQVNPNGLAVVCGERRRTWREVGSRVAHLASAICSLGAGNGDRVAILSLNSDRYLELYLAVGWAGAVIVPLNIRWSPIENEDALRDCRATILFVDKAFAAVGATLAGAIPGLKLVYADEGETPAGMENYETLIARSESIPDAMRTRDDLAGIFYTGGTTGRSKGVMLSHGNLMANALNALGEGLWPGTSIYLHAAPMFHLANGAAMYSVLLSGGSNVVIQGFTPDGVAAAVQKERITDVLLVPTMIQMFVDHPTLGSYDLSSLKRISYGASVISDAVLMRAMKALPHVEFTQAYGMTELSPIATLLHWKEHIGDGRAKGRHRGAGRATLGAEVKIVDAEDKVVPTGTVGEIAVRGDMVMMGYWERPEETARAVIDGWMHTGDGGYMDEDGFVYVVDRVKDMIISGGENVYSAEVENALAQHPAVAQCAVIGIPSERWGEQVHAVVVMKSGASATPEELMEHCKALIAGYKCPRSVDITATPLPLSGAGKILKRELRKPYWENRERRVS, from the coding sequence GTGAACATCACACACGGACTGCGGCGCGCACTGCAGGTCAATCCAAACGGGCTCGCGGTCGTCTGCGGTGAGCGGCGGCGCACCTGGCGCGAGGTCGGCAGCCGCGTCGCCCACCTCGCCTCGGCGATCTGCTCGCTCGGCGCCGGCAATGGCGACCGCGTCGCGATCCTGTCGCTGAACTCCGACCGCTATCTCGAACTCTATCTGGCCGTCGGTTGGGCCGGCGCGGTGATCGTGCCGCTCAACATCCGCTGGTCTCCCATCGAGAATGAGGACGCACTGCGCGACTGCCGTGCGACAATCCTGTTCGTCGACAAGGCGTTCGCGGCGGTCGGCGCGACGCTGGCGGGCGCCATCCCCGGGCTCAAGCTGGTGTATGCCGACGAAGGCGAGACACCCGCCGGCATGGAGAATTACGAGACGCTGATCGCGCGCAGCGAGTCGATCCCGGACGCGATGCGCACGCGCGACGATCTCGCCGGCATCTTCTACACCGGCGGCACCACCGGCCGCTCCAAGGGCGTGATGCTGAGCCACGGCAATCTGATGGCCAATGCGCTGAACGCGCTCGGCGAAGGCCTGTGGCCGGGCACCTCGATCTACCTGCACGCCGCACCGATGTTTCACCTCGCCAACGGCGCGGCGATGTATTCGGTGCTGCTGTCCGGCGGCTCCAATGTCGTGATCCAGGGCTTTACGCCGGACGGAGTTGCCGCTGCGGTGCAGAAGGAGCGCATCACCGACGTGCTGCTGGTGCCGACCATGATCCAGATGTTCGTCGATCATCCAACGCTCGGCTCTTATGACCTTTCGTCCTTGAAGCGCATCTCCTACGGCGCCTCCGTCATCAGCGATGCCGTGCTGATGCGCGCCATGAAGGCGCTGCCGCATGTCGAGTTCACCCAGGCCTATGGCATGACCGAGCTGTCGCCGATCGCGACGCTGCTGCACTGGAAGGAGCATATCGGCGACGGCCGCGCCAAGGGCCGGCATCGCGGCGCCGGCCGCGCCACGCTTGGCGCCGAGGTCAAGATCGTCGATGCCGAGGACAAGGTGGTGCCGACGGGCACCGTCGGCGAGATCGCGGTGCGCGGCGATATGGTGATGATGGGCTATTGGGAGCGGCCCGAGGAGACCGCACGCGCCGTGATCGACGGCTGGATGCACACCGGAGACGGCGGCTACATGGACGAGGATGGCTTCGTCTATGTGGTCGACCGCGTCAAGGACATGATCATCTCCGGCGGCGAGAACGTCTATTCCGCAGAGGTCGAGAACGCCCTCGCCCAGCATCCGGCGGTGGCGCAGTGCGCCGTGATCGGCATCCCGAGCGAGCGCTGGGGCGAGCAGGTCCACGCCGTGGTGGTGATGAAGAGCGGCGCCAGCGCCACGCCGGAGGAGCTGATGGAGCACTGCAAGGCGCTGATCGCCGGCTACAAATGCCCGCGCAGCGTCGACATCACCGCGACCCCGCTGCCGCTCTCCGGCGCTGGCAAGATTTTGAAGCGCGAGCTGCGCAAGCCGTATTGGGAGAACCGGGAGCGGCGGGTGAGCTGA
- a CDS encoding SDR family NAD(P)-dependent oxidoreductase, protein MNMAGKTVLITGSTDGVGRYVAMKLASAGARVLIHGRDTKRAQVLADEIKRVSGREPMFYQADLSSLAEVREFAQLVLDDQERLDVFVSNAGIGSQNEGPARQTSKDGHELRFAVNYLAGFLLVHLLLPRLKASTPARIVNVASLGQHPIDFGDVMITRNYSGARAYAQSKLSQIMFTIDLAAELEGSGVTVNSLHPATYMNTTMVRASGATPISTVEQGGDAILRLVQDDDVAGRSGLFFDGKREARAHAQAYDAEARKRLKALSLALTGLRAS, encoded by the coding sequence ATGAATATGGCAGGCAAGACCGTGCTGATCACCGGTTCCACCGATGGCGTCGGCCGCTACGTGGCAATGAAGCTGGCGTCCGCCGGCGCCCGGGTCCTGATCCATGGCCGCGACACCAAGCGGGCGCAGGTGCTTGCCGACGAGATCAAGCGGGTCTCCGGCCGTGAACCGATGTTCTACCAGGCCGATCTGTCCTCGCTCGCCGAGGTCCGCGAGTTCGCCCAGCTTGTGCTCGACGACCAGGAGCGCCTCGACGTGTTCGTCAGCAACGCCGGCATCGGCTCGCAGAACGAGGGGCCGGCGCGGCAGACCAGCAAGGACGGCCACGAGCTGCGTTTTGCGGTGAATTATCTCGCCGGCTTCTTGCTCGTGCATCTGCTGCTGCCGCGGCTCAAGGCGAGCACCCCGGCGCGCATCGTCAATGTCGCCTCGCTCGGCCAGCACCCGATCGATTTCGGGGACGTGATGATCACCAGGAACTACAGCGGTGCTCGCGCCTATGCGCAGAGCAAGCTGTCGCAGATCATGTTCACCATCGACCTCGCCGCCGAGCTCGAAGGCTCGGGCGTGACCGTCAATTCGCTGCATCCGGCGACCTACATGAACACCACGATGGTGCGCGCCAGCGGCGCGACGCCGATCTCGACCGTCGAGCAGGGCGGCGACGCCATCCTGCGTCTGGTCCAGGACGATGACGTCGCGGGTCGGAGCGGGCTGTTCTTCGACGGCAAGCGCGAGGCCCGCGCCCATGCCCAGGCCTATGACGCCGAGGCGCGCAAGCGGCTCAAGGCGTTGAGCCTTGCGCTCACCGGGCTGCGGGCTTCCTGA
- a CDS encoding cupin domain-containing protein has protein sequence MKTLWMALLACAALASPAKAQSVTPKFEHGITNIPGKSLIAVEVNFPPGEPSAPHHHAKSAFLYVYVLQGAIESQLEGEAAHTYRAGESFFEPPGAHHMLGRNASATEPAKILAVFVVDSSDKALTVYDKEGHKQ, from the coding sequence ATGAAGACCTTATGGATGGCGTTGCTGGCCTGCGCCGCGCTTGCGAGCCCTGCAAAAGCGCAATCGGTGACGCCGAAGTTCGAGCACGGCATCACCAACATTCCCGGCAAGTCGCTGATCGCGGTCGAGGTCAACTTCCCGCCGGGCGAGCCCTCGGCGCCGCATCACCACGCCAAGTCGGCTTTTCTCTACGTCTACGTTCTGCAGGGCGCGATCGAGAGCCAGCTGGAGGGCGAGGCCGCGCACACCTATCGGGCCGGGGAAAGTTTCTTCGAGCCACCCGGCGCGCATCATATGCTCGGACGAAATGCCAGCGCGACCGAGCCGGCGAAGATCCTCGCGGTGTTTGTCGTCGACAGCAGCGACAAGGCGCTGACCGTCTATGACAAGGAAGGACACAAGCAGTGA
- a CDS encoding carboxymuconolactone decarboxylase family protein: MSTRIDYNKVAPAGIKALGGVYGYLTQCGLSATLIELVYLRISQINGCAYCLDMHTRSLRKMGVAIEKLALLQVWREAEVLFDAEERAALAWAETVTRVADTAIPDADYQAARAVFSEKQLVDLTIAIGLMNTYNRIAIGFRNPPQAVAGHSAAA, from the coding sequence GTGAGCACGCGGATCGATTACAACAAGGTCGCGCCTGCGGGCATCAAGGCGCTCGGTGGCGTCTATGGTTACCTCACGCAGTGCGGCCTTTCGGCGACGCTGATCGAGCTCGTCTATCTGCGCATCTCGCAGATCAACGGCTGCGCCTACTGTCTCGACATGCATACGCGCTCGTTGCGAAAAATGGGCGTTGCGATTGAGAAGCTGGCGCTGCTGCAGGTCTGGCGCGAGGCCGAGGTACTGTTCGACGCCGAGGAGCGCGCCGCGCTGGCCTGGGCCGAAACCGTCACCCGCGTCGCAGACACCGCAATCCCGGATGCGGATTACCAGGCGGCCCGCGCGGTGTTCAGCGAGAAGCAGCTGGTCGACCTGACCATCGCGATCGGCCTGATGAACACCTACAATCGGATCGCGATCGGCTTCCGCAACCCGCCGCAGGCCGTAGCCGGGCATTCCGCTGCGGCGTGA
- a CDS encoding GrpB family protein has translation MEKYGAGSIVVSDYDPNWPALFAQERVRIERALGASALAIEHIGSTAVSGLPSKPIIDLLVGVRSLEEARQQCIKPLAPLGYIYMPEYAQWLPGELFFRKGPPGPWTHHLHMMEPSHPRWEARLVFRDYLRAHPGAARTYADIKRALAASSNEDIEAYRTGKDAFVQETTAKARAWRAAARDQ, from the coding sequence GTGGAGAAATACGGCGCCGGATCGATCGTGGTCTCCGACTATGACCCCAACTGGCCCGCACTGTTCGCGCAGGAGCGCGTGCGGATCGAGCGAGCGCTCGGCGCGTCCGCCTTGGCCATCGAGCATATCGGCAGCACGGCCGTTTCAGGTCTCCCGTCGAAACCCATCATCGACCTGCTGGTTGGCGTTCGCAGCCTCGAAGAGGCCCGGCAACAATGCATCAAGCCGCTCGCGCCACTTGGCTACATCTACATGCCGGAATACGCGCAATGGCTCCCCGGCGAGTTGTTCTTCCGCAAGGGGCCGCCGGGTCCATGGACCCATCATCTGCATATGATGGAGCCGTCCCATCCGCGCTGGGAAGCACGCCTAGTGTTTCGCGATTATCTGCGCGCACATCCCGGGGCCGCCCGCACCTACGCCGACATCAAACGGGCCCTCGCCGCCTCCTCAAATGAGGACATCGAAGCCTATCGAACCGGCAAGGATGCTTTCGTCCAGGAGACAACGGCCAAGGCGCGCGCATGGCGCGCGGCTGCACGAGATCAATAG
- a CDS encoding DUF2889 domain-containing protein, translating into MSAPDTNADGKSRRLMHRRSVECLGYLRDDGLWEVEAQLVDTKPYARQDKHRGLQQPEDPVHDIRLRLAVDDSFTIRETGTTMASTPYPSCLDVEGILQRLVGERIGKGWRELVRHKIGKLETCTHLAELLGPAVTTLFQTATSGKDPQGRGALDHQRDVTEPPFFVGGCYSWRLDGPVVAETFPQFAKRPVEVKQGS; encoded by the coding sequence ATGTCCGCACCCGATACCAACGCCGACGGCAAGTCCCGCCGCCTGATGCACCGCCGCTCCGTCGAATGTCTCGGTTATCTCCGTGACGACGGGCTGTGGGAAGTCGAGGCGCAGCTGGTCGACACCAAGCCTTATGCGCGGCAGGACAAGCATCGCGGCCTGCAGCAGCCTGAGGATCCCGTGCACGACATCAGGCTGCGGCTCGCGGTCGACGATAGTTTCACGATCCGCGAGACCGGCACCACGATGGCCTCGACGCCCTACCCGTCCTGCCTCGACGTCGAAGGCATTCTGCAGCGCCTGGTCGGCGAGCGCATCGGCAAGGGCTGGCGCGAGCTGGTCCGCCACAAGATCGGCAAGCTCGAGACCTGCACCCATCTCGCCGAGTTGCTGGGCCCCGCGGTGACGACGCTGTTCCAGACCGCGACCTCGGGCAAGGACCCGCAGGGCCGCGGCGCGCTCGATCATCAGCGCGATGTCACCGAGCCGCCGTTCTTCGTCGGCGGCTGCTACTCGTGGCGGCTGGACGGGCCGGTCGTGGCCGAGACCTTCCCGCAGTTCGCGAAGCGGCCTGTCGAGGTGAAGCAGGGTTCGTGA
- a CDS encoding PLP-dependent aminotransferase family protein, with protein sequence MPNPLSIALDRSARTPLSEQIRKAIAAAIDNGVLVPGARLPSWLDLAAQLGVARGTVRAAYDKLADAQHIVSSKANGTTVARRPGKAAKPDTPVAPGSVVEMFQDLSGQGHFRMGVPAQDTLPAKLLARIRARAVRAELSAVNRYTDPRGEIELRREIAAHLAIARGLECSPAQIVITSGFSGGLGLALRVLGLEGRRAWMEEPGFPLTRRGLELARLELVPIPVDGDGIDVDHGLEHGPDAALAVVTPGQQAPLGPPLSAKRRGQLLDWAAQTGAWIIEDDYLGELQLDGRAAPALASLDRAGRVIHLGSFSKTISPTLRLGFLVAPEQLAAQFADVATCLAPAPGPAVQLSTAEFMRDGHYIRHLRRTKRAYCDSRDALTAALRPWSNDVRVAGLAVMLTLPGNADDVAIVRQVLAHGLAPAPLSPWYLESRRAQPGLLLGIATVPDRGVQAACKRLFDTIRTESAPAARRVRKPAAR encoded by the coding sequence ATGCCCAACCCGCTTTCCATCGCGCTCGACCGCTCGGCCAGGACGCCGCTCTCCGAGCAGATCCGCAAGGCGATTGCGGCAGCGATCGACAATGGCGTGCTGGTGCCGGGTGCGCGGCTCCCCTCGTGGCTCGACCTCGCCGCCCAGCTCGGCGTTGCGCGCGGCACGGTGCGGGCGGCGTATGACAAACTGGCGGACGCCCAGCACATCGTGTCGTCGAAGGCGAACGGCACCACCGTCGCCAGGCGGCCAGGGAAAGCGGCCAAGCCGGACACACCGGTTGCGCCCGGATCGGTCGTGGAGATGTTTCAGGACCTGAGCGGTCAGGGGCACTTCCGGATGGGTGTGCCCGCGCAGGACACTCTTCCCGCAAAGTTGCTCGCCCGCATCCGCGCCCGCGCCGTTCGGGCGGAACTGAGCGCAGTGAACCGCTATACCGATCCGCGCGGCGAGATCGAACTCCGGCGCGAGATCGCGGCGCACCTCGCGATTGCGCGCGGGCTCGAATGCTCGCCCGCGCAGATCGTCATCACGTCAGGCTTCAGCGGCGGACTTGGCCTCGCGCTGCGCGTGCTCGGGCTCGAAGGCCGCCGCGCATGGATGGAAGAGCCGGGATTTCCATTGACCCGAAGGGGGCTCGAGCTCGCCCGGCTGGAGCTCGTCCCGATCCCCGTCGATGGCGACGGCATCGATGTCGACCATGGTCTCGAGCACGGCCCCGACGCGGCACTCGCGGTCGTGACACCGGGCCAGCAGGCGCCGCTCGGGCCGCCGCTGTCAGCCAAGCGTCGCGGGCAGCTGCTCGACTGGGCCGCGCAAACCGGCGCCTGGATCATCGAGGACGACTATCTCGGCGAGCTGCAGCTCGACGGCCGCGCCGCGCCCGCCCTTGCCTCGCTCGACCGGGCCGGCCGCGTGATCCATCTCGGCTCCTTCAGCAAGACGATCTCGCCGACGCTTCGGCTCGGCTTCCTGGTTGCGCCCGAACAATTGGCGGCGCAGTTCGCCGATGTCGCGACATGCCTTGCCCCCGCTCCCGGACCAGCGGTGCAGCTCTCCACCGCGGAGTTCATGCGCGACGGGCACTACATCCGCCATCTCAGGCGAACCAAGCGCGCCTATTGCGACAGCCGCGACGCATTGACGGCTGCGCTGCGGCCATGGAGCAACGACGTGCGGGTTGCCGGCCTCGCGGTCATGCTGACGCTGCCGGGCAACGCCGATGATGTCGCGATCGTGCGGCAGGTATTGGCGCATGGGCTAGCACCCGCGCCGCTCTCGCCATGGTATCTTGAATCGAGACGCGCGCAGCCGGGCTTGCTGCTCGGCATCGCGACGGTACCCGATCGCGGTGTTCAAGCCGCCTGCAAGCGCCTGTTCGACACGATCCGAACCGAAAGCGCGCCGGCCGCGCGCCGCGTCAGGAAGCCCGCAGCCCGGTGA
- a CDS encoding DMT family transporter has translation MSEHKAGAKTKTLPDTKAILLGIACGLGAALCWALGFVATRHGLKVGFTPVDLLMHRFLWSGLVFIPLVVRAGLRNLCGIGWGRGMALMVLGGPVMSLISYTGFMFVPLGHGSVIQPFCATLGGLFLAVVLLKESISLSRVAGAVVIVVGLAVIGSESIGHMGLSAVMGDLIFVTTGLMFVGFATLVRYWRVSAFSVATVISVLSLSLFPLYVASGGLARDAAIGLHENALQAVSQGILAGPAAMYLFALSIQQLGVARAAVFPATVPVRTLLLGWLLIGEPPTTLQAAGLVTVLAGFYLAQRQS, from the coding sequence ATGAGCGAACACAAGGCCGGCGCCAAGACCAAGACCCTTCCTGATACAAAAGCCATACTGCTCGGGATCGCATGCGGTCTTGGCGCGGCGCTTTGCTGGGCTCTCGGCTTCGTCGCGACCCGGCACGGCCTGAAAGTCGGGTTCACGCCGGTCGACCTCTTGATGCACCGCTTCCTGTGGTCGGGCCTCGTGTTCATCCCGCTCGTCGTGCGCGCCGGCTTGAGAAATCTCTGCGGCATCGGATGGGGCCGCGGCATGGCATTGATGGTGCTGGGCGGGCCGGTGATGTCGCTCATCAGCTATACCGGCTTCATGTTCGTGCCCCTCGGGCATGGCAGCGTGATCCAGCCTTTCTGCGCGACCCTGGGCGGACTGTTTCTCGCGGTCGTCCTGCTCAAGGAATCGATCTCCCTCTCCCGGGTCGCCGGCGCCGTCGTCATCGTGGTCGGCCTTGCCGTGATCGGCAGCGAGTCGATCGGACATATGGGATTGAGCGCCGTGATGGGCGATTTGATCTTCGTGACGACCGGATTGATGTTTGTAGGCTTCGCCACCTTGGTCCGCTATTGGCGCGTGTCTGCGTTCTCGGTGGCGACGGTCATCAGCGTGCTGTCGCTCTCGCTGTTTCCACTGTATGTCGCCTCGGGCGGGCTGGCGCGCGATGCGGCCATCGGCCTGCACGAGAATGCGCTGCAAGCCGTCAGCCAGGGCATCCTCGCCGGCCCCGCGGCCATGTATTTGTTCGCGCTGTCGATCCAGCAGCTCGGGGTTGCCCGCGCCGCGGTCTTTCCTGCGACCGTGCCGGTGCGGACCTTGCTGTTGGGATGGCTCCTGATCGGCGAGCCGCCGACGACGCTGCAGGCGGCCGGATTGGTCACGGTACTGGCTGGGTTCTATCTCGCGCAGCGTCAGAGCTAG